In the genome of Kitasatospora cathayae, one region contains:
- a CDS encoding LolA family protein, which yields MTNETAVEDQLDGAVPYRSRRRTLVRAGVPVAVAAVIAAGVGLVPALAADSPPDLPQLSAEQVVAKALGSDAQTLSGTVSVSTDLGVPSQLLGAAAGGLGAAAGHGGEQGQGSADPQSKLLGLLGGDQTLRVAVDGPDRQRVDLLENLAGYTLVRNGDQSWAWDSSTNTALHMTGRPAAEHAKAPKAPLTGVPTTPQEAAKRFLTGTAGTTSVTVAGTANVAGQKAYQLSVKPTQSGSTVSEVRIAVAADNGVPLAVVVKSTDGSTVLDVHFTDVSFAKPAAKTFDFTAPKGAKVTEKKADEAAAGHDAQGKQGEQGTQGDRGAQGKGHDGVNVIGEGWTAVISTQLPSSVEAPAQGSHGDGKQGKRHGQPMNPQALVKSLGKPVGGGTLISTKVVNVLLTDDGRVFAGAVTLPVLQHAAGVN from the coding sequence ATGACCAATGAGACGGCGGTGGAGGACCAGTTGGACGGCGCGGTGCCGTACCGCTCTCGACGGCGCACCCTGGTGCGGGCCGGGGTGCCGGTGGCGGTGGCGGCGGTGATCGCCGCCGGGGTCGGGCTGGTGCCGGCGCTGGCCGCCGACTCGCCGCCGGACCTGCCGCAGCTGTCGGCCGAGCAGGTGGTGGCCAAGGCGCTCGGGTCCGACGCCCAGACCCTGTCCGGAACGGTCTCCGTCTCCACCGACCTCGGGGTGCCCAGCCAGCTGCTCGGCGCGGCGGCCGGCGGGCTCGGGGCGGCGGCCGGGCACGGCGGCGAGCAGGGTCAGGGCTCGGCGGACCCGCAGTCCAAGCTGCTCGGTCTGCTCGGCGGCGACCAGACGCTGCGGGTCGCGGTCGACGGCCCGGACCGTCAGCGGGTGGACCTGCTGGAGAACTTGGCGGGCTACACCCTGGTCCGCAACGGCGACCAGAGCTGGGCCTGGGACAGCTCGACCAACACCGCGCTGCACATGACCGGGCGTCCGGCGGCCGAGCACGCCAAGGCCCCCAAGGCGCCGCTGACCGGGGTGCCGACCACCCCGCAGGAGGCCGCCAAGCGGTTCCTCACCGGCACCGCCGGCACCACCTCCGTCACCGTGGCCGGGACGGCCAACGTGGCCGGGCAGAAGGCCTACCAGCTGAGCGTCAAGCCGACCCAGTCCGGCTCGACCGTCTCCGAGGTGCGGATCGCGGTGGCCGCCGACAACGGGGTGCCGCTCGCGGTGGTGGTGAAGTCCACCGACGGCTCCACCGTGCTGGACGTCCACTTCACCGACGTGTCCTTCGCCAAGCCGGCCGCCAAGACCTTCGACTTCACGGCGCCCAAGGGGGCCAAGGTGACGGAGAAGAAGGCGGACGAGGCGGCTGCCGGCCACGACGCCCAGGGCAAGCAGGGTGAGCAGGGCACGCAGGGCGACCGGGGCGCACAGGGCAAGGGCCACGACGGGGTGAACGTGATCGGCGAGGGCTGGACGGCGGTGATCTCCACCCAGCTGCCCAGCAGCGTCGAGGCGCCCGCCCAGGGCTCGCACGGCGACGGCAAGCAGGGCAAGCGCCACGGCCAGCCGATGAACCCGCAGGCGCTGGTGAAGTCGCTCGGCAAGCCGGTCGGCGGCGGCACCCTGATCAGCACCAAGGTCGTCAACGTCCTGCTCACCGACGACGGCCGGGTCTTCGCCGGCGCGGTGACCCTGCCGGTCCTCCAGCACGCCGCCGGGGTGAACTGA
- a CDS encoding ABC transporter ATP-binding protein, which yields MTETPVTGDVTESAGGPGAASRPAPVPSAPSVSPASRASGASSTSGTSGSDDVIRTRGLTKRFRGGQLAVDGLDLTVPRGSVFGFLGPNGSGKTTTIRMLMGLIAPTSGAATVLGEPMPQSVATVLPRVGALIEGPALYGFLSGRDNLVRFDAADPTADPRTRRQRVEAALERVGLSAAAGKKARAYSLGMKQRLGLASALLQPRELLVLDEPTNGLDPQGMREIRALVREVAAEGTTVFLSSHLLDEIEQVCTHAAVMSRGRLVVQGTVAELAARAQGRLVVRTPDVAQAAEVLAAHQVGALVPGEGRVDGELGASGDEALPKLCAALVEAGVRVHGFGLERGTLEDAFVALTGEGFDVAG from the coding sequence ATGACCGAGACTCCCGTAACGGGGGACGTTACGGAGTCGGCCGGGGGCCCGGGCGCCGCGTCGCGCCCGGCCCCCGTTCCTTCCGCTCCTTCCGTCTCCCCGGCTTCCCGTGCCTCCGGTGCCTCCAGTACGTCCGGTACCTCCGGGTCCGATGACGTGATCAGGACCCGCGGCCTGACCAAGCGCTTCCGCGGCGGTCAGCTCGCCGTCGACGGCCTGGACCTGACCGTGCCGCGCGGCTCGGTCTTCGGCTTCCTGGGCCCCAACGGCTCGGGCAAGACCACCACCATCCGGATGCTGATGGGCCTGATCGCCCCCACCTCCGGCGCGGCCACCGTGCTCGGCGAGCCCATGCCGCAGTCCGTCGCCACCGTGCTGCCCCGGGTGGGCGCACTGATCGAGGGCCCGGCGCTGTACGGCTTCCTGTCCGGCCGGGACAACCTGGTCCGCTTCGACGCCGCCGACCCGACCGCCGACCCGCGCACCCGCCGGCAGCGGGTCGAGGCCGCGCTGGAGCGGGTCGGCCTGAGCGCCGCCGCAGGCAAGAAGGCCCGCGCCTACTCGCTGGGCATGAAGCAGCGCCTGGGCCTGGCGTCCGCGCTGCTGCAGCCGCGCGAGCTGCTGGTGCTGGACGAGCCGACCAACGGGCTGGACCCGCAGGGCATGCGGGAGATCCGGGCGCTGGTCCGGGAGGTCGCGGCGGAGGGCACCACAGTCTTCCTCTCCTCGCACCTGCTGGACGAGATCGAGCAGGTCTGCACCCACGCGGCGGTGATGTCCCGGGGCCGGCTGGTGGTGCAGGGCACCGTCGCCGAGCTGGCCGCCCGGGCGCAGGGCCGGCTGGTGGTCCGCACCCCGGACGTGGCGCAGGCCGCCGAGGTGCTGGCGGCCCACCAGGTGGGCGCGCTGGTGCCCGGTGAGGGCCGGGTGGACGGCGAGCTGGGCGCGAGCGGCGACGAGGCGCTGCCCAAGCTGTGCGCGGCGCTGGTCGAGGCCGGGGTCCGGGTGCACGGGTTCGGGCTGGAGCGGGGCACGTTGGAGGACGCCTTCGTGGCGCTGACCGGGGAGGGCTTCGATGTCGCAGGCTGA
- a CDS encoding ABC transporter permease: protein MSQAETVLATGRRPQTASGFLALFRNELHLTFRRMRTKVLLGILAALPILIGVIVKLNTDSPRGGGGGAPSFIAQTTQNGLFLVFTALAVALPVFLPMTVGVVAGDSVAGEAATGTLRYLLVAPAGRTRLLAAKFTAGLVFCLAATAAVAVTALATGATLFPLGEVTLISGDTIGFADALLRAVLVAGVVAVSLAGLVAIGLFVSTLTGSGIAAMAATVGLVITVQILDAFPQLDAVRPFLFTHYWMSFSDLLREPMYWDGVWKDLGLQAAYVAVFGSAAWARFTSRDISA from the coding sequence ATGTCGCAGGCTGAGACGGTGCTCGCGACTGGCCGTCGGCCGCAGACCGCGTCCGGCTTCCTGGCGCTGTTCCGCAACGAGCTGCACCTGACCTTCCGCCGGATGCGCACCAAGGTGCTGCTGGGCATCCTGGCGGCGCTGCCGATCCTGATCGGGGTGATCGTCAAGCTCAACACGGACAGTCCGCGCGGCGGTGGCGGCGGGGCGCCGAGCTTCATCGCGCAGACCACCCAGAACGGCCTGTTCCTGGTGTTCACCGCGCTGGCGGTGGCCCTGCCCGTCTTCCTGCCGATGACGGTCGGCGTGGTCGCCGGGGACTCGGTGGCGGGCGAGGCGGCCACCGGGACGCTGCGCTACCTGCTGGTCGCCCCGGCCGGGCGGACCAGGCTGCTGGCGGCCAAGTTCACCGCCGGGCTGGTGTTCTGCCTGGCCGCGACCGCCGCGGTCGCGGTGACGGCGCTCGCGACCGGCGCCACCCTGTTCCCGCTCGGTGAGGTCACGCTGATCTCCGGGGACACCATCGGCTTCGCCGACGCGCTGCTGCGGGCGGTGCTGGTGGCCGGGGTGGTCGCGGTCTCGCTGGCCGGGCTGGTGGCGATCGGGCTGTTCGTCTCCACCCTCACCGGCAGCGGCATCGCGGCGATGGCCGCGACCGTCGGGCTGGTGATCACGGTGCAGATCCTGGACGCCTTCCCGCAGCTGGACGCCGTCCGGCCGTTCCTGTTCACCCACTACTGGATGAGCTTCTCGGACCTGCTGCGCGAGCCGATGTACTGGGACGGCGTGTGGAAGGACCTCGGGCTGCAGGCCGCCTACGTCGCGGTGTTCGGCTCGGCGGCCTGGGCCCGGTTCACCAGCCGCGACATCAGCGCGTGA
- the rarD gene encoding EamA family transporter RarD has translation MPQTNQRDSGRGLWYGMAAYGIWGLFPLFWPLLEPGAADDILANRMVWSLVAVVLMLVAQRHWSWIRPLLRQPRRLAMLAGAATVISVNWGVYIWAVNNGHVVETSLGYFINPLVTIAFGVLVLKEKLRGPQWTAVGIGAAAVAVLTAAYGQLPWIALTLALSFATYGLLKKQVGLSGLESLAAESAFMFPFALGYLVYLEVSGRGTFGHTVAGSYGWGHSGLLMLSGVITAIPLLFFGAAAVRVPLTVMGLLQYLAPVFQFLIGVAVFHESMPPARWAGFALVWAALAVLTWDALRQVRADRAGRAAAVPQPAPAQRETVTR, from the coding sequence ATGCCACAGACGAACCAGCGGGACAGCGGCCGAGGCCTCTGGTACGGCATGGCGGCCTACGGGATCTGGGGGCTGTTCCCCCTGTTCTGGCCGCTGCTGGAACCCGGCGCCGCCGACGACATCCTGGCCAACCGGATGGTCTGGTCCCTGGTCGCGGTGGTGCTGATGCTGGTCGCCCAGCGGCACTGGAGCTGGATACGCCCGCTGCTGCGCCAGCCCCGCCGGCTCGCCATGCTGGCCGGCGCGGCCACGGTGATCTCGGTCAACTGGGGCGTCTACATCTGGGCCGTCAACAACGGCCACGTGGTCGAGACCAGCCTCGGCTACTTCATCAACCCGCTGGTCACCATCGCCTTCGGCGTCCTGGTGCTCAAGGAGAAGCTGCGCGGCCCGCAGTGGACGGCAGTCGGCATCGGCGCCGCCGCCGTCGCGGTGCTGACCGCCGCCTACGGGCAGCTGCCCTGGATCGCGCTCACCCTGGCGCTCTCCTTCGCCACCTACGGCCTGCTGAAGAAGCAGGTCGGGCTGAGCGGGCTGGAGAGCCTGGCCGCCGAGAGCGCCTTCATGTTCCCCTTCGCCCTCGGCTACCTGGTCTACCTGGAGGTCAGCGGACGCGGCACCTTCGGGCACACGGTGGCCGGCTCGTACGGCTGGGGGCACTCCGGGCTGCTGATGCTCAGCGGGGTGATCACCGCGATCCCGCTGCTGTTCTTCGGCGCCGCCGCCGTCCGGGTGCCGCTGACGGTGATGGGCCTGCTGCAGTACCTGGCGCCGGTGTTCCAGTTCCTGATCGGCGTCGCGGTGTTCCACGAGTCGATGCCGCCGGCGCGCTGGGCCGGCTTCGCCCTGGTGTGGGCCGCGCTCGCGGTGCTCACCTGGGACGCCCTGCGCCAGGTGCGGGCCGACCGCGCCGGGCGGGCCGCGGCCGTGCCGCAGCCCGCCCCGGCACAGCGGGAGACCGTCACGCGCTGA
- a CDS encoding SDR family oxidoreductase: MYVVTGATGQLGRLVVEGLLAEVPASEVAVAVRSAEKAADLAARGVDVRVVDYDRPQTLDGAFAAGDRVLLISGSEVGRRVPQHRAVVEAARAAGVALLAYTSILGAATFRLADEHRATEELILASGLPYAFLRNGWYTENYLGDAAGTVARGVVLGSAGDGRVATAPRRDYADAAVAVLLDGNDGNDGNDGNEQNRAYELSGDVAWSLPELAAELAKASGEPVVHRDVTPAEHLDVLVGAGLPQGFAEALVDVDAGIARGELAGTPGDLARLIGRPTVPLAESVRSALGA, translated from the coding sequence ATGTACGTCGTCACCGGAGCCACCGGCCAGCTCGGCCGCCTCGTCGTCGAAGGCCTGCTGGCCGAGGTCCCCGCGAGTGAGGTGGCGGTCGCCGTCCGCTCCGCCGAGAAGGCGGCCGACCTGGCCGCGCGCGGGGTCGACGTCCGGGTGGTCGACTACGACCGGCCGCAGACCCTGGACGGCGCCTTCGCGGCCGGTGACCGGGTGCTGCTGATCTCGGGCAGCGAGGTCGGCCGCCGCGTCCCCCAGCACCGGGCCGTGGTCGAGGCCGCCCGGGCGGCCGGGGTCGCCCTGCTCGCCTACACCAGCATCCTGGGGGCGGCGACCTTCCGGCTGGCCGACGAGCACAGGGCGACGGAGGAGCTGATCCTCGCCTCCGGCCTCCCGTACGCCTTCCTGCGCAACGGCTGGTACACCGAGAACTACCTCGGTGACGCGGCCGGCACGGTGGCGCGCGGCGTGGTGCTCGGCAGTGCCGGGGACGGCCGGGTGGCCACTGCCCCGCGCCGGGACTACGCGGACGCGGCGGTCGCCGTCCTGCTCGACGGGAACGACGGGAACGACGGGAACGACGGGAACGAGCAGAACCGGGCCTACGAGCTGAGTGGCGATGTCGCGTGGAGCCTGCCCGAGCTGGCCGCCGAACTGGCGAAGGCCTCCGGCGAGCCGGTCGTGCACCGCGACGTCACCCCGGCCGAGCACCTGGACGTCCTGGTCGGCGCGGGCCTGCCGCAGGGCTTCGCCGAGGCCCTGGTCGACGTGGACGCGGGCATCGCGCGCGGCGAGCTGGCCGGCACTCCGGGTGACCTGGCCCGGCTGATCGGCCGCCCGACCGTCCCGCTGGCCGAGTCGGTCCGTAGCGCGCTGGGCGCGTGA
- a CDS encoding winged helix-turn-helix transcriptional regulator produces the protein MEVSEVHTSELPPANVFDRMCPSRGVLEHVTSRWGVLVLGALRERGHRFSELRRRVSGVSEKMLAQTLQTLERDGFVLREAHPVIPPRVDYSLTPLGREAAELVATLAHWSEQRVASVLAAREEYDAR, from the coding sequence ATGGAGGTAAGCGAAGTGCACACGAGCGAGCTCCCGCCGGCGAACGTCTTCGACCGGATGTGCCCGTCCCGGGGCGTGCTGGAGCACGTCACCAGCCGGTGGGGCGTGCTCGTCCTCGGTGCGCTGCGCGAGCGCGGCCACCGGTTCAGCGAGCTGCGGCGACGGGTGTCGGGGGTCAGCGAGAAGATGCTCGCCCAGACCCTGCAGACGCTGGAGCGGGACGGCTTCGTGCTGCGCGAGGCGCACCCGGTGATCCCGCCCAGGGTCGACTACAGCCTCACCCCGCTCGGGCGGGAGGCGGCCGAGCTGGTCGCGACGCTCGCGCACTGGTCCGAGCAGCGGGTGGCCTCGGTGCTCGCGGCCCGCGAGGAGTACGACGCGCGTTAG
- a CDS encoding TetR/AcrR family transcriptional regulator, whose amino-acid sequence MATDRSSAGDPARTLALLWGLTAEEKPGRRGPKQARSTGEIAAAAIALADAEGVDAVTMRRVAQELGLSPMALYTYVPGKAELLDLMLDTVYATMPRSAPAEETWRARVTAVADDNRALFRAHPWVAAVSTSRPPLGPGLMAKYEYELRALEGTGLPDVELDAALTHLLGFVQTCARMAADERAAEQDSALTDAQWWQANADLLARVFDPERYPVAARVGAAAGQAHGGAYSPDHAYAFGLARVLDGLEALIGEG is encoded by the coding sequence ATGGCCACGGACCGCAGCAGCGCAGGAGACCCGGCGCGCACCCTCGCCCTGCTCTGGGGGCTGACCGCCGAGGAGAAGCCCGGCCGGCGCGGCCCGAAGCAGGCGCGCTCGACCGGCGAGATCGCCGCCGCCGCGATCGCCCTGGCCGACGCCGAGGGCGTGGACGCCGTCACCATGCGACGGGTCGCCCAGGAGCTCGGGCTGTCCCCGATGGCGCTCTACACCTACGTGCCCGGCAAGGCCGAGCTGCTCGACCTGATGCTGGACACCGTCTACGCCACCATGCCCCGCAGCGCCCCGGCCGAGGAGACCTGGCGGGCCCGGGTCACCGCCGTCGCCGACGACAACCGGGCGCTGTTCCGCGCCCACCCGTGGGTCGCCGCCGTGTCCACCAGCCGCCCGCCGCTCGGCCCCGGCCTGATGGCCAAGTACGAGTACGAGCTGCGCGCCCTGGAGGGCACCGGCCTGCCCGACGTCGAGCTGGACGCCGCGCTGACCCACCTGCTGGGCTTCGTCCAGACCTGTGCCCGGATGGCCGCCGACGAGCGGGCCGCCGAGCAGGACAGCGCGCTGACCGACGCCCAGTGGTGGCAGGCCAACGCGGACCTGCTGGCCCGGGTCTTCGATCCCGAGCGCTACCCGGTCGCGGCCCGGGTCGGTGCCGCCGCCGGCCAGGCGCACGGCGGCGCGTACAGCCCGGACCACGCGTACGCCTTCGGCCTGGCCCGCGTCCTGGACGGGCTCGAAGCGCTGATCGGAGAGGGCTAA
- a CDS encoding DUF6011 domain-containing protein gives MTSPEPLPGTDTTQALRPRVTCRRCHRPLHDPESRMLRLGPECRDPAERVARFDVEQETLPGV, from the coding sequence ATGACCAGTCCTGAGCCACTGCCCGGTACGGACACCACCCAGGCCCTCCGGCCCCGGGTCACCTGCCGGCGCTGCCACCGGCCGCTGCACGACCCGGAGTCGCGGATGCTGCGGCTGGGGCCGGAGTGCCGCGATCCGGCGGAGCGGGTCGCGCGGTTCGACGTGGAGCAGGAGACGCTGCCGGGGGTGTAG
- a CDS encoding tetratricopeptide repeat protein has protein sequence MAHTDDEGDDRLAAEGEVAVARLALDSGDLAHAADHLSDAILADPQLPELHEALAELCAAVGGPAAARELFPLDGEVYLGTVVCRAHVEAAAGDWDTAVSLLASAIQYEPARPWAHTAWLAREDLPALVDPDAVAQAVARAAGTLPDPLPAELADTVRPFERFVRAVAARHPEHPLLLAMASGLTRRFGATARAVELAERAHRLAPGYLPSVMLGNALRADGRPEEALAVWEAELARVAPGEGDSSSYLAVDVAELYGSLGRPAEGLPWLERVLATEPDHPKAAPALHGLRHAVDGDAAHLLALADHHRDHPDHEYAQDLLERLSHREPWLGMVPGTSEATVNLLHQVLAAPGTDRGTEIECDVSTVEPPSSQLALHLALPRCTVVYQSVDEPDPRLPLIKTSAVVWAWDGTDPKPAVAPPAPESAELVRATAEIVWPTIPAAYDHAVRLAGLSLDDLLGALVHPPLPREDDLGRAMLAHQPELWVRAVQAFACLGIAHHRTDQPWPESDRRRVLIDLLLGPEDWVAEAAGFALVAIGWTHPQARADIATQLRRRLRYSVDARRVRVVTILRSVCRLVLAAPWVTPADRDLARAAIRAEEAADGPKPEPEPQPEPQPEPEPEPEPEPSLEPRRPGFLGRLLGRG, from the coding sequence ATGGCGCACACCGACGACGAGGGCGATGACCGGCTGGCAGCCGAGGGCGAGGTGGCCGTCGCCCGGCTGGCGCTCGACTCCGGGGACCTCGCCCACGCCGCCGACCACCTCTCCGACGCGATCCTCGCCGACCCCCAGCTGCCCGAACTGCACGAGGCGCTGGCCGAGTTGTGCGCCGCCGTCGGCGGCCCCGCCGCGGCGCGCGAACTGTTCCCGCTGGACGGCGAGGTCTACCTGGGAACCGTCGTCTGCCGCGCCCACGTGGAGGCCGCCGCCGGGGACTGGGACACCGCCGTCAGCCTGCTCGCCTCGGCGATCCAGTACGAGCCGGCCCGCCCCTGGGCGCACACCGCCTGGCTCGCCCGCGAGGACCTGCCCGCCCTGGTCGACCCGGACGCCGTCGCCCAGGCGGTGGCCCGCGCCGCCGGTACGCTGCCCGACCCGCTGCCCGCCGAACTGGCGGACACGGTAAGGCCCTTCGAGCGTTTCGTGCGGGCCGTGGCGGCCCGCCACCCCGAGCACCCGCTGCTGCTGGCGATGGCCTCCGGCCTGACCCGCCGCTTCGGCGCCACCGCCCGGGCCGTCGAACTCGCCGAGCGGGCCCACCGCCTGGCCCCCGGCTACCTGCCCTCCGTGATGCTCGGCAACGCCCTGCGCGCCGACGGTCGCCCCGAGGAGGCGCTCGCCGTCTGGGAGGCCGAACTGGCCCGGGTCGCGCCGGGCGAGGGCGACTCCAGCAGCTACCTCGCCGTGGACGTCGCCGAGCTGTACGGCTCCCTCGGCCGCCCCGCCGAGGGCCTGCCCTGGCTGGAGCGCGTCCTCGCCACCGAGCCCGACCACCCCAAGGCCGCCCCGGCCCTGCACGGGCTGCGCCACGCCGTCGATGGCGACGCCGCCCACCTGCTCGCGCTCGCCGACCACCACCGCGACCACCCCGACCACGAGTACGCCCAGGACCTGCTGGAGCGGCTCAGCCACCGCGAGCCCTGGCTCGGCATGGTCCCCGGGACGTCCGAGGCAACCGTCAACCTGCTGCACCAGGTCCTTGCGGCGCCCGGCACGGACCGAGGCACCGAGATCGAGTGCGATGTCTCCACCGTCGAACCGCCCAGCTCACAGCTGGCCCTCCACCTCGCGTTGCCGCGCTGCACCGTCGTCTACCAGTCCGTCGACGAACCCGACCCACGGCTCCCGCTGATCAAGACCTCCGCTGTGGTCTGGGCATGGGACGGCACCGACCCGAAGCCCGCCGTTGCCCCGCCCGCCCCAGAAAGCGCCGAACTCGTCCGCGCCACCGCCGAGATCGTGTGGCCGACCATCCCGGCCGCCTACGACCACGCCGTGCGCCTCGCCGGTCTGTCGCTCGACGACCTGCTCGGCGCGCTGGTCCATCCTCCGCTGCCCCGCGAGGACGACCTCGGCCGGGCCATGCTCGCCCACCAGCCCGAACTGTGGGTGCGCGCCGTTCAGGCCTTCGCCTGCCTCGGCATCGCCCACCACCGCACCGATCAGCCGTGGCCGGAATCGGACCGCCGCCGGGTGTTGATCGACCTGCTGCTCGGACCGGAGGACTGGGTCGCCGAGGCAGCCGGATTCGCGCTCGTCGCGATCGGCTGGACGCACCCGCAGGCCCGCGCCGACATCGCCACGCAGCTCCGGCGGCGGCTGCGCTACAGCGTCGACGCCCGACGGGTGCGCGTGGTGACGATTCTGCGCTCGGTCTGCCGCCTGGTGCTCGCCGCGCCCTGGGTCACACCTGCCGACCGCGACCTCGCTCGGGCGGCCATCCGCGCGGAGGAAGCCGCTGACGGCCCGAAGCCCGAACCCGAACCCCAGCCCGAACCCCAGCCCGAACCCGAACCCGAACCCGAACCCGAACCGTCGCTCGAGCCGCGGCGCCCGGGATTCCTCGGACGGCTTCTCGGCCGTGGCTGA
- a CDS encoding lysozyme family protein — translation MITPAVARKTTLWFRDSQKGAGAMTPHDAVVNDKGFGGTIRSINGDLERNGRNPDERNDRINLFKRFLCVLGTNVGGGDISC, via the coding sequence ATGATCACCCCGGCCGTCGCCCGGAAGACCACCCTCTGGTTCCGGGACAGCCAGAAGGGCGCCGGGGCGATGACCCCGCACGACGCCGTCGTCAACGACAAGGGCTTCGGCGGGACCATCCGCAGCATCAACGGCGACCTCGAGCGCAACGGCCGGAACCCGGACGAGCGCAACGACCGGATCAACCTGTTCAAGAGGTTCCTCTGCGTGCTGGGCACGAATGTGGGCGGTGGCGACATCTCCTGCTGA
- a CDS encoding SDR family NAD(P)-dependent oxidoreductase, translating to MTTNDQQPLGSPFSAASTAEDVTAGLDLSGRTAVVTGGYSGLGLETVRALGAAGARVIVPARRPDVARAALRHLDGCEVVPMDLADLDSVRAAAARIAGATDRIDLLFAVAGVMATPERRVGPGWEGQFAANHLGHFLLACELYPLLAACGARVVVNSSAGHALTDIRWQDPHFRTGYDKWLAYGQSKTANVLFAAHLDALGRADGVRAFALHPGRIITGLQREMTLREQIDRGWVDEHGAVVGAGFKSASQGAATGLWAATSPLLAGRGGLYLEDCEVARVAAPGDPMDDGGVRPYALDPDAAARLWELSLAATGATPITG from the coding sequence ATGACCACCAACGACCAGCAGCCGCTCGGCTCGCCCTTCTCCGCCGCCAGCACCGCCGAGGACGTCACGGCCGGCCTCGACCTCTCCGGCCGGACCGCCGTGGTGACCGGAGGCTACTCCGGCCTCGGCCTGGAGACCGTCCGGGCCCTGGGGGCGGCCGGTGCCCGGGTGATCGTCCCGGCCCGCCGACCGGACGTCGCCCGCGCCGCGCTGCGGCACCTGGACGGCTGCGAGGTCGTCCCGATGGACCTCGCCGACCTCGACAGCGTGCGCGCCGCCGCCGCGCGGATCGCCGGAGCCACCGATCGGATCGACCTCCTGTTCGCCGTCGCGGGCGTGATGGCCACCCCGGAACGGCGCGTCGGCCCGGGCTGGGAGGGGCAGTTCGCCGCCAACCACCTCGGGCACTTCCTCCTCGCCTGCGAGCTCTACCCGCTGCTCGCGGCGTGCGGGGCCCGGGTGGTCGTCAACAGCTCCGCCGGGCACGCCCTCACCGACATCCGTTGGCAGGACCCGCACTTCCGCACCGGGTACGACAAGTGGCTCGCGTACGGCCAGTCCAAGACCGCCAACGTCCTATTCGCCGCCCATCTCGACGCGCTCGGCCGGGCGGACGGCGTGCGGGCCTTCGCGCTCCACCCGGGCAGGATCATCACCGGCCTCCAGCGGGAGATGACGCTCCGGGAGCAGATCGACCGCGGCTGGGTGGACGAGCACGGCGCGGTCGTCGGCGCGGGCTTCAAGTCCGCTTCCCAGGGCGCCGCCACCGGCCTGTGGGCTGCCACCTCCCCGCTGCTCGCCGGCCGCGGCGGGCTCTACCTGGAGGACTGCGAGGTCGCCCGCGTCGCCGCCCCCGGCGACCCGATGGACGACGGCGGCGTCCGCCCGTACGCCCTCGACCCCGACGCGGCGGCCCGCCTCTGGGAACTGTCCCTCGCCGCGACCGGCGCCACCCCGATCACCGGCTGA
- a CDS encoding AAA family ATPase: MTTLFLLVGLPGAGKTTKARRLAEEHRAIRLSPDEWMLPLFGLAEAEGKRDVIEGRLLSLGLQALRAGTDVVVDFGCWGRDERSAIRWLAASAGASCRLLYLPVDLDTQRARIAQRWAAAPDETFPMTEADILDGRTHFEEPDAVELAGHHLDAPPPAWPDWHAWAADRWPSFT, translated from the coding sequence GTGACGACACTGTTCCTGTTGGTCGGCCTACCCGGCGCCGGCAAGACCACGAAGGCCCGCCGGCTCGCCGAGGAACACCGGGCGATCCGGCTGAGCCCGGACGAGTGGATGCTCCCGCTGTTCGGCCTGGCCGAGGCCGAGGGCAAGCGGGACGTCATCGAGGGGCGCCTGCTCTCACTCGGCCTGCAGGCCCTGCGCGCGGGCACCGACGTCGTCGTCGACTTCGGCTGCTGGGGCCGGGACGAACGCTCCGCGATCCGCTGGCTGGCGGCATCGGCCGGAGCGTCCTGCCGCCTCCTCTACCTCCCGGTCGACCTGGACACCCAGCGCGCCCGCATCGCACAGCGCTGGGCCGCCGCCCCGGACGAGACCTTCCCGATGACCGAGGCGGACATCCTCGACGGCCGCACCCACTTCGAGGAGCCCGACGCCGTCGAACTGGCCGGCCACCACCTCGACGCACCCCCTCCTGCCTGGCCCGACTGGCACGCCTGGGCCGCCGACCGCTGGCCGTCCTTCACCTGA